A stretch of Desulfonispora thiosulfatigenes DSM 11270 DNA encodes these proteins:
- the radA gene encoding DNA repair protein RadA: MKKNKVIYICETCGYESIRWLGCCPSCKEWNRFNEKEIEPKKSTATKQRGKLNINVKRLNEITSSNSDRIVTNLNEFNRVMGGGIVKDSITIITAAPGAGKSTLLLQVADDMAQKGYKVLYTSGEESESQIKNRADRILDKVNENIWVFSDTSMDNVLATVENIDPDLIIVDSIQTFTLEEYTSRPGSPIQTMECASELLKIAKDTNRPRAVIMVAQMTKNDEMAGLRALEHLVDTVLIITGESGEELKSLITSKNRFGSTGEMGFFSMTDKGLNSIDNPSEYFITRRDHKELVSGSALTVTKEGTRPIIVEVESLVSTTFTAYPSRIGECLRRDQLNTLISLLEQRAGIKLFDKNVVVKTTGGLKITEQSVNLAIIMSITSSVYNKGIASDTAFIADVGLTGELKKVPSLESRIRELDRMGFSKVYIAKDAVKGNFNTQGIEVIDKKNLKEVIGQVFK, from the coding sequence ATGAAAAAAAATAAAGTAATATATATTTGTGAGACGTGTGGATATGAAAGCATAAGGTGGTTAGGATGTTGTCCATCATGTAAGGAATGGAATAGATTTAACGAAAAGGAAATCGAACCCAAAAAAAGCACAGCTACTAAACAGAGAGGCAAATTAAATATTAATGTCAAAAGATTAAACGAGATTACGTCAAGTAATAGTGATCGGATTGTAACAAATTTAAATGAATTTAATAGGGTTATGGGTGGGGGTATAGTAAAAGACTCAATAACGATTATTACAGCTGCACCTGGAGCTGGAAAATCAACCTTATTACTACAAGTTGCTGATGATATGGCACAAAAAGGATATAAAGTTTTATATACTTCTGGCGAAGAAAGTGAAAGCCAAATTAAAAATAGAGCAGATAGAATTTTAGATAAGGTAAATGAAAATATTTGGGTCTTTTCAGATACCAGTATGGACAATGTGCTAGCAACAGTAGAAAATATAGATCCTGATTTAATTATTGTAGATAGTATTCAAACATTCACCTTAGAAGAATACACATCTCGTCCAGGATCCCCTATACAAACGATGGAATGCGCTAGTGAGCTTCTTAAAATTGCCAAGGATACAAATAGACCAAGAGCAGTTATTATGGTGGCACAGATGACTAAAAATGACGAAATGGCTGGACTAAGAGCATTAGAACATTTAGTAGATACAGTGCTAATTATTACAGGGGAAAGTGGAGAAGAGTTAAAATCCTTAATAACTTCAAAAAATAGATTTGGTAGTACCGGTGAAATGGGGTTTTTCTCCATGACAGATAAAGGTCTTAATTCTATTGATAATCCTTCTGAATATTTTATTACCAGAAGAGATCATAAAGAATTAGTATCAGGAAGTGCTTTAACCGTGACTAAGGAAGGCACAAGACCTATTATTGTTGAAGTTGAAAGCTTAGTTTCAACCACGTTTACGGCTTATCCATCTCGGATTGGAGAATGTTTAAGAAGAGATCAATTAAATACTTTAATATCTCTATTGGAGCAAAGAGCTGGAATTAAACTATTTGATAAAAATGTAGTTGTCAAAACTACTGGAGGGTTAAAAATTACAGAGCAATCGGTCAATTTAGCTATTATAATGAGTATCACTTCTTCGGTTTATAATAAAGGAATTGCAAGTGATACAGCTTTCATAGCCGATGTAGGGTTAACCGGAGAACTAAAAAAGGTTCCATCTTTAGAAAGTAGAATAAGAGAACTTGATCGAATGGGTTTTTCTAAAGTTTATATTGCAAAAGATGCAGTTAAAGGAAACTTCAATACCCAGGGTATTGAAGTTATTGATAAAAAAAACTTAAAAGAAGTAATTGGACAAGTGTTTAAATAA